Below is a genomic region from Actinoallomurus bryophytorum.
GCTGACCGTCGAGGAGGTCGCGGCGCGCCTGGACGACCGGTTCCGGCTGCTGTCGCGCGGTGACCGTACGAAGGCGCCGCGGCACCGGACGCTTCGCGCCGTGGTCGAGTGGAGCTGGGACCTCCTCGGGGAGGACGAACAGAGGCTCGCCCGGCGGCTCACGGTCTTCGCCGGTGGCGCGACTCCGGAGGCCGCGGCGCGCGTGTGCGGGCTGCCCGACGTCGACGAGCTCCTCGCCGACCTCGTGGACAAGTCGCTCGTCGAGGACGCCGGCGGCCGCTACCGCATGCTGGACACGATCCGGGTGTTCTGCGCGGAGCGGCTGGCCGAGGCGGGTGAGGAGGAGTCCACGCACGCGGCGCACACCGCGTACTTCCTCGGTCTGGCCGAGACCGCCGAGTCCTACCTCCGGCGCGCCGAGCAGGTGGACTGGCTGGCCAGGCTGGGCGCCGACCATGGCAACCTCGTGGCCGCGCTGCGGTGGGCCGTGCGCGGCGACCAGGCGTCGGCGCTCCGGCTGCTCGCCGCGCTGTCGTCGTACTGGTGGCTGCGCGGCCTGCGCAGCGAAGGCGCCCCCATCGCCCTCGAGCTGCTCGACCTCATCGGACCCGAGCCGCTCGCGGGGATGGAGGAGGAGTACGTGCTCGCCATCATGATCGCCGTACACGGCGGATCCCAGGGACCGCGGACCCGCGACCACAAGCGGACCGTCGAGTCGATCCTGTCGGGCCTGGGTCCGGAGCATCCGCCGCTGCGGCCGATGGTGACCGTGCTCTGGGCGCTGATGACCGGCCCCTCCCACACGAACATCGAGCTGCAGGAGCGGCTCATGGGCCGGGATCCGTGGTCGCTGGCGCTCCGCCATCTCGGGTGGGGCTACATCCGCATATTCGGCGGCGACGTGACCGGCGCCGAGGCGGAGTTCGAGGCGGGCATCGTGGGCTTCCGCGCGATCGGCGACCGCTGGGGCCTCGCCGGACTGCTCGCGGCGCAGGCACGGCTCGCCGCCGGCCGCGGTGAGGACGACCGCTCACTCGCGCTGGCCGACGAGGCGTTCGAGCTGGTCCGGCAGCTCGGCGCGGTCGAGGACCTGGCGGACCTGCTGTGCCTGCGCGCCGAGGGGATGACGCGCTCCGGCGACTTCGCGCAGGCGCACGCCTGCTACGAGCGAGCCGCTGAGTTCGCCCGTACGTCGGGCGCGCCCGAGACGGTGGCACAGGTCCGGCGCGGCCTCGGCGAGCTGGCACGGACGAGGGGCGATCTGGCCGAGGCCCGGCGGTGCTACGAGAACGCGCTGAGCGCCTGCACGACGGAGTCGTTCGGCGTCATGGAGGTACGGGCGCACGTCCTCATCGGCCTCGGGCGGGTGGCCGAGGCCGAGGGCGACGCCGCCGGGGCCGCCTCCCGCTATCGCGAGGCGCTGACCGTCAGCCCCGGCGACCTGCGGGCCGCGGCGAGCGCCGTCGAGGGCATGGCCGGGGTTGCGTTGTTCGACGATGACGGAGAACGCGCCGCGCTGCTGCTCGGCGCCGGGCCCGCGCTGCGCGGCATGTCCGTGGCCGGTGATCCGGACGTGGCCCGCGCCTCCCGCCGGGCGCGGGAGCTGCTCGGGGACGCCGCGTACACGTCGGCCTATGACCGCGGTGCGGCGATGTCGCGCGAGGAGATCCTCACCCTCATGGCGCCCGGCCGGTGAGGGCGGTGCGTGGGGGCCGGTAGCGACGCCGGAACCGTCGTCTCGGTGAACGCGGGTGCGTTTATGACAAAAGGGCTGACCGCCTTTATAGCGATCAACCCTTTTCGATGTAGTCCCGACCGGATTTGAACCGGCGTTACCGCCTTGAGAGGGCGGCGTCCTAGGCCACTAGACGACGGGACCTCATGTGCCCGCTTGGTCTCCCTTGTGGGCGACGCCCAGCTTAGCGGACGTTCTCCCGTTGTACGAACCGGGTTCTTCGAACCCGGTACCTACAAGAGAAGCGGCCGCCTTCAGTGGATGCCAGGCGACCTGCCGGGATACCGGCGCCGCCAGCATACCGATGGACGACGTCGGCGCCAAACGAGGCGACCCGCGCTCTCCCGCCCGTTCACGCGGGTCATTTTCCGCGGCTTTGAGCCCGCGCGGACTCTTAGTACCGCAGATCGGCGAGGACGCCGTAGTGGTCCGAGGGCAGGACGCCGCCGACCGCCTCGGTCCCGATCACCTCGCAGTGGACGGGATGGCCGGCGCCGCCGCGGCGCGGCCACGCGGAGAACACGTGGTCGATCCGGCGGTCGGGCCACAGCGCCGGGGCGGCCCAGGGGTTGTCCCGAGCCCAGGTGTACCCGGGTCCGCCGGTGCCGGCGGTGTCCCACGCGTCGTAACAGACGAGCTCCGGCACTGCGGGAGCGGACTTCCCGGTGAGCATGCGGATCTCGTCGCTGTCGGGGTCGGCGTTGAAGTCGCCGCACACGATCGTCGGGTACCAGCGGCGCTGGAGGCTCGCGACGAACGCGGCCGCCTCGCGTACCTGCGCCTGACGCACCGCACTGTGCTCCAGCCGCCAGGTCAGCGCCACCAGGAAGACCTGTACCGGGCCTCGCGGGCCGGCGATCTGGGCGAACAGGACGGCACCGGTGGCGTCCTCGGGGCCGGCGAGCGGCCGCTGCTCGTGCCGTTCGATGGGCCAGCGGGACAGGACGGCCAGCCCGGAGTCCTCCTCACCGGCGAAGACCTGGTGCGGCATCCCGAGCCGTCGTCCCGGCTCGCCCCACGCCTCGACCAGCCCGACGATGTCCGGATCATGGCGTGCGAGGGTCTCCCGTATGGCGGTCTCCCGCTGCTCCCAGGGCCCGAATCGCGCCCAGACGTTCCACGAGACGAGCCGCAGCGTGGTCTCGATGAGAGGCCCGTACGGCTCGGCGATGTCGTACGCCATCCGCCGAAGATATACCCGGGCCTTACGCTCGGCCGAGCGCGTCGTAGCCGACGAAGGCGAACCTGGCGGCGCCCCCGGCCAGTGGCCACGACTCGCCGCCGAAACGGTGGGCCCCGACGCCGAAAGCCATGCTCGGGTCGGACAGCCATGATCGGTCGAAGCCGCGCTCCCGGAACCAGCCACGCTCCCCGAACCAGCCACGCTCCTCGAACCAGCCGCGCGCGTACGTCGTCGCGGCGAGGGTGGTCGGCGAGGACGCCGATCAGGTCACGGCCCTGCCCGGCGCACAGGCTGATCACCTGGATCCGGGCGGGCGGGCGTCCAGTACGAGCCGGATCCGCTCCTCGACGACCCGTAACCGCCGCGCGAGCTCCGAGCCCGGGCGGTCGTGGTCGTCGTGCCATGCCCGCCAGTCCATGCTCAGGACATCTCCTCAGGCCAGCGGCCGAGAATGTGGAGGCGGACCAGCGCCGCGTGGGAGAGCGGGGTGGCGAGGTCCGCGACGTCGCCGTTGGTGGTGTAGTCGAGCAGCACGACGTCCTGCTCCCCCGCGAGACCGCGCAGGTCCTCGACCAGGCCGGCGGTCCGGTGCTCCAGGACCCAGCGGTAGGCGGGCAGGTAGATGCGGCGCCGTGCGGTCTCGTACGGCAGCAGTCCCTCGCCGTACAGGCCGTCACGATGGCCGAGCACAGGACCGTATCTGCGCACCGTCCGCTTGAGCCCGGTCATGCCGGTGACGTCGAGCTTGGCGGGGTCGGTGCCGGCCGACTCGAAGACCTTGAGCGCCTGCCAGATGCCCTCGACGGACTGGGCGGTGACCCCGGCCGTGAGCGGGACGGGGATGCCGCCGTGCGGGTAGAACGGGCTCAGGCGTACCCAGGGCTCGTCCGCCTTGGAGGTCACGTCGATGATCCGCGCGCCGGGAAACTCCGTGACGAGCGTGGCCGCCGAGCGGCGGCGGCTCGCTATGTGGATCGGCATGCCGGCCCCCTTCTCATCCGGGGTCCAGCATGGTGGGCAGGGCCGACATTTTCTGCCGGGTACGCCTCAGCCGCCGGCGCGCAGGGCCGCTGTCAGGGCACGGAACTCTCCGATGCGGAGGCCGCGCGCCGCCAGGGCGTACAGGCATCCCCCGGTCAGGACCGCCGCGCAGACGATGATGAGGGAGCCGGTACGGCCCGTCCCCAGTGCCGGGCCGAGGACCCGTACGGTGCCGGCGGCGGCGAGCCCGGCGAGGACCGCGGCGGCCAGCATCCGGACATGGGCGCTGACCAGCCGGTGCCCGTCGACCCGGCCGAGCCGGCGGCGGAGCACCCAGACCGTGACGAGCATCCCGGCGGTGTAGGCGAGCGCCGAGGAGGCGGCGAGCGCGATGACCAGGTGCGGGCCGGGCGTGATCCGCGTGGCGGCCAGGCAGGCCGCGACGGTGACGGCGGAGACGCCGATGCCGAGCAGCGCCGGGACACGCGTGTCGCCGAGCGCGTAGAAGACCCGGAGCATGATCTGGTACCCGGCGAACGGCACCAGCGCGAACCCGTAGGCCGCGAGCACCGTCCCGGTCAGCCGGGCGGCGTCGGGCGAGGCGTTCCCGTACGCGAACAGCAGCGTGGTGAGCCGCGGCCCGAGCACGATGAGCGCGGCGGCGATCGGCACGAGCACGACGCCGGCCAGCCGCAGGCTCTGGGACAGGTCGGCGATGACCTTGGCGAGGTCACGCTCGGCCGCCGCCCGTGACATCCGGGGCAGCACGCCGGTGATGAGGCTGACCGCGATGACGGCGTACGGCAGCTGGAACAGGGTGTAGGCGTTGGAGTAGACACTGACGGCGCCGGCCCCGGCCTGCGAGGCGATCCGGGTGACCACGACGAAGACCGCCTGCGCGGCGACCACGGAGGTGAGCGTCCAGCCGGCCAGGACGGCGATCCTGCGCACCCCGATGCCCCGCGGATCGGCCCGCAGCCGCAGCCGGAACCCGGCCCGGCGGCTCGCGAGGGCGAGTACGGCCGTCTGCGCGGCGACCCCGGCGCTCGTACCGGCCGAGAGCATCAGCGTCTGGGCGTGCGTGAGACTCTCCATCTTCCCGGTCCCGCCGAGCAGCAGGAAGACGAGCGCGGTGGCGATGACGACGAGGTTGTTGGCCACGGGCGCCCACTGCGGCGACGCGAAACGGCCACGGGCGTTGAGCACCGCCGACAGGGTCGCGCTCACGCCGTAGAAGAGGATCTGGGGCATGAAGAACCGGGTGAAGACGATCGCCAGGTGGCGCTGCGGCGGGCTGAAGCCGGGGACGTAGAGGTCGACGATGAGGGGCGCGGCGATGATCGTCACGATCACCACCGCGGCGAGAGCGTAGACGACGAGCGACAGCAGCCGCTGGGCGAAGACGTCCCCGTCGACGTCGCCGTTGGTGGCCGTACGGATCAGCAGCGGCACGAGGACGCTGGCGAGCGCGCCGCCGAGGACGAGCTCGTAGATCGTGTTCGGGGTGACGTTGGCGGCGGTGTACGCGTCGAGGAGCCGCGTTCCCAGCCCGAGCGCGGCCACGAGCGCCAGCGTGCGGACGAACCCGGTCACCCGCGAGACGACGATCGCCACCACCATCGCCCGCCCACTCCGCAGCAGCCGCGGCTCCCCCACCTCCGACACGTCTCCTCCACAGGTTGATACGGAGCAGTATGTCCGATCCGGGGAGGCGGTCCGGGTGCCGAGGGGTGCCGGCCCGACGGCAGGCGCGCCGTCACGATCGTCCGGCGGGGAAGACTTTCATGAGCCGCTGCTCGGTATGCCTGACGGCTACACGGACGTCGCGATCCGTGCCCAGAGGCCGGCGGCGCCACGTACCGACCTCGTCTCGTACCCGGCCGGGCGAGGCCGGGTACGAGGCTCGTCCGTCAGGTCTGGTTCGCCCAGTAGTCCGCTGAGGCTCTCGTCTTCGCCGCGGCCTCCGCCGACTCGAAACCGGGGGCCATCGAGGCCGTCGTCTCTGCCATGTACTGGTGATGGTCGATGCCCAGCAGGCGGATCCAGCTCTGCTGGCCGAAGGTCAGAGCGACGAAGCACCCCAGCTCCACCAGTTCCGCATCCGAGAAGTGGCCGTGCAGGCGGTCCCAGAAGGCGTCGTCGGTCTCCAGGCGCCAGGCGATGGCCTCCGCGTAGGCGAGGGCGGCCTTCTGCCGTTCGTCGTACTTCGTCGAGGACTCGAAGTTCAGCAGGTCGTCGTACTGCTGCTCGCGCAGGCCCGCGGTCGTCGCCTTGATCGAGCGCTGGTTGCCGCAGAACTCGCACTTCACGGTGCGCGAGATGTACACCCGGCACAGTTCCTTGATGGCGTGGTCGCAGACGCCGCCGTGGAAGATCGCCTTCCATGAGTCGGCGAACGCCCAGAACGCGTTCGGGGCGTTCGCCCGGACCGCCGAGCTCTCCGGCCGGGGTGTGCCCTCACGGGCGCACCGGCGCATCTCCTCCCGCATCCGCTCGTCCATCGCCTCCAGCGGCACATAACCGATGCGCTGCCTGGCCGTTTCCTCCATGGTCGCTCCTCTGGCTCGTCGTGGGTGCGGGAGCGATCGGCCCTGCTCGAATGCCCAGCGTGAGGGCGCGTGATCGCCGTCGGTTACCGGTGCGGGGAGGTGCTGCAAACGACTGCATCGTCGCTGAGCATGCCCGATATGTCAATCATTGCGCCAAAGGGAAAACCGATTGCTCTCCGTGGCGAAAACACAGCGGAAACGAGCCGTCGGCCGTGCGCACGCCTGCGTACGATCGCGGCGAAGCGGTCGACCACGACCCGCAAACGATTGCAACAAAGGCCGCCGGTCAGAGTCGTACCTGGATCAGGCCGTGGGTGCCCTCGGTCCTCCAGCCGCGCCCGGAAGCGCCGAGCGAGGAGAGCCTCGCCGCGGAGATTCCGGTCACGACGTCGGACTTCAACGTGCGAAGAGCCGCCACCGGCCCGGGAAAGTACGCGGTGACCTCGGCGAAAGGCGTGGCCGGGTGCCAGGCGCGATCGCCGACGAGACGCCGGTAGTTCAGGTCGCCCTTCAGCACGGTGAGCGAGAAGGTGCGGAACTCCTCCGCCAGATCCGCCGGCATGCGGTGGAACGACCACGGCGCGCACGAGAACTCATGGGCGCGCAGGCGTAGGCGTCCCGCGCCGATCGCCTGAGACAGCCGGCGCGAAACGTCCGCGGCACGTCCCTCCGCGGCGGCGAGCCGGCGCAGGCAGGCGACCAGGTCGGCCGTTGTCGCGTCGGACACGTAGTACGGGCGCGGCTTCAGGTGCAGTGTCAACGTCGCGGCGAGCCCGGTCTCGAGCAGGTGGTCGGCCAGCAGCAGATCGGCGAGCAGCTCCCGGCCGGCGTTGTCGGTGACGACGCCGACGTGGTTCGGGCGGCCCGCCTCCAGCGCGTCCCAGAGCAGCGCGCTTTCGTCGGCCACCAGCCGATCGCCGGACCCGGGCGCGTCCGGAAGTCCGGTTGAGCCGA
It encodes:
- a CDS encoding BTAD domain-containing putative transcriptional regulator codes for the protein MWFGILGATEVRSADGGAVPVGGPRVRSLLALLLLNAGRLVATERLIDGLYGDDPPAGAANALQSQVSRLRRGLMDAADSVEFHAAGYRLAVDPDDVDVHRFERLTRDGRQALNAGDASRASALLREALGLWRGPALADVTGAPFAEAQIARLEELRVSAVEDRAEAELKLGGHRDLVPELRDLVAANPLRERAYGQLMRALYAGGRQAEALTVFEDARRTLAEELGTDPSPELTAVHLAVLRAEPALAAPAETPYAAPAGPARLPAQLTSFVGREEELQRIGKLLAAGRLVTLLGPGGAGKTRLAIEAVGQERCEVCFVDLAPVEGVSSPDAMPVAQAVIESLGLRESGLFASAPELPDPVGRLVAALSERRILLILDNCEHVIEEAARLTHRLLGACPLLRVLATSREALGITGEALCPLPPLALPPPATDAPEALGYPAVRLFADRATAVRPGLDPAAELPAIQRICAALDGLPLAIELAAARLRSLTVEEVAARLDDRFRLLSRGDRTKAPRHRTLRAVVEWSWDLLGEDEQRLARRLTVFAGGATPEAAARVCGLPDVDELLADLVDKSLVEDAGGRYRMLDTIRVFCAERLAEAGEEESTHAAHTAYFLGLAETAESYLRRAEQVDWLARLGADHGNLVAALRWAVRGDQASALRLLAALSSYWWLRGLRSEGAPIALELLDLIGPEPLAGMEEEYVLAIMIAVHGGSQGPRTRDHKRTVESILSGLGPEHPPLRPMVTVLWALMTGPSHTNIELQERLMGRDPWSLALRHLGWGYIRIFGGDVTGAEAEFEAGIVGFRAIGDRWGLAGLLAAQARLAAGRGEDDRSLALADEAFELVRQLGAVEDLADLLCLRAEGMTRSGDFAQAHACYERAAEFARTSGAPETVAQVRRGLGELARTRGDLAEARRCYENALSACTTESFGVMEVRAHVLIGLGRVAEAEGDAAGAASRYREALTVSPGDLRAAASAVEGMAGVALFDDDGERAALLLGAGPALRGMSVAGDPDVARASRRARELLGDAAYTSAYDRGAAMSREEILTLMAPGR
- a CDS encoding endonuclease/exonuclease/phosphatase family protein, with amino-acid sequence MAYDIAEPYGPLIETTLRLVSWNVWARFGPWEQRETAIRETLARHDPDIVGLVEAWGEPGRRLGMPHQVFAGEEDSGLAVLSRWPIERHEQRPLAGPEDATGAVLFAQIAGPRGPVQVFLVALTWRLEHSAVRQAQVREAAAFVASLQRRWYPTIVCGDFNADPDSDEIRMLTGKSAPAVPELVCYDAWDTAGTGGPGYTWARDNPWAAPALWPDRRIDHVFSAWPRRGGAGHPVHCEVIGTEAVGGVLPSDHYGVLADLRY
- a CDS encoding DUF6939 family protein codes for the protein MPIHIASRRRSAATLVTEFPGARIIDVTSKADEPWVRLSPFYPHGGIPVPLTAGVTAQSVEGIWQALKVFESAGTDPAKLDVTGMTGLKRTVRRYGPVLGHRDGLYGEGLLPYETARRRIYLPAYRWVLEHRTAGLVEDLRGLAGEQDVVLLDYTTNGDVADLATPLSHAALVRLHILGRWPEEMS
- the murJ gene encoding murein biosynthesis integral membrane protein MurJ, yielding MSEVGEPRLLRSGRAMVVAIVVSRVTGFVRTLALVAALGLGTRLLDAYTAANVTPNTIYELVLGGALASVLVPLLIRTATNGDVDGDVFAQRLLSLVVYALAAVVIVTIIAAPLIVDLYVPGFSPPQRHLAIVFTRFFMPQILFYGVSATLSAVLNARGRFASPQWAPVANNLVVIATALVFLLLGGTGKMESLTHAQTLMLSAGTSAGVAAQTAVLALASRRAGFRLRLRADPRGIGVRRIAVLAGWTLTSVVAAQAVFVVVTRIASQAGAGAVSVYSNAYTLFQLPYAVIAVSLITGVLPRMSRAAAERDLAKVIADLSQSLRLAGVVLVPIAAALIVLGPRLTTLLFAYGNASPDAARLTGTVLAAYGFALVPFAGYQIMLRVFYALGDTRVPALLGIGVSAVTVAACLAATRITPGPHLVIALAASSALAYTAGMLVTVWVLRRRLGRVDGHRLVSAHVRMLAAAVLAGLAAAGTVRVLGPALGTGRTGSLIIVCAAVLTGGCLYALAARGLRIGEFRALTAALRAGG
- a CDS encoding carboxymuconolactone decarboxylase family protein, whose amino-acid sequence is MEETARQRIGYVPLEAMDERMREEMRRCAREGTPRPESSAVRANAPNAFWAFADSWKAIFHGGVCDHAIKELCRVYISRTVKCEFCGNQRSIKATTAGLREQQYDDLLNFESSTKYDERQKAALAYAEAIAWRLETDDAFWDRLHGHFSDAELVELGCFVALTFGQQSWIRLLGIDHHQYMAETTASMAPGFESAEAAAKTRASADYWANQT
- a CDS encoding damage-control phosphatase ARMT1 family protein; amino-acid sequence: MPWPRPESGDLPAAPAFDVPELGSDDPGGFGWSVLHDRTPALIAQVRDTRPYGPAQRRALDSLLEEITSSTMKPLGSGAHDRDAWDRWGAAYFGRPWGDVPFLWWESYFYRRLLEAVGFFEPGPWFWLDPFDHWKTAELHGPGVDADLAALAATSERQALLSASLWGNQADLGFLFGSTGLPDAPGSGDRLVADESALLWDALEAGRPNHVGVVTDNAGRELLADLLLADHLLETGLAATLTLHLKPRPYYVSDATTADLVACLRRLAAAEGRAADVSRRLSQAIGAGRLRLRAHEFSCAPWSFHRMPADLAEEFRTFSLTVLKGDLNYRRLVGDRAWHPATPFAEVTAYFPGPVAALRTLKSDVVTGISAARLSSLGASGRGWRTEGTHGLIQVRL